The Engraulis encrasicolus isolate BLACKSEA-1 chromosome 11, IST_EnEncr_1.0, whole genome shotgun sequence nucleotide sequence tgctgcgattcaaggccagcggtgttaaaagtgagtccaagtacaactgggtttggagagagagagagagagaggggggggaaatatatgctgggaaatataggcctatgcaatgtcatctcataatcatggagttcctcatgcgatttcatctgggtcagtcagaaatgcatgcaccttgcgcaccgggaagtgtgttttttcaaacaagaaaactggttcatcatatgcatggcttaaactgactttaatgtttgccaacgtgctatagttttcctctcataatagcacctggcgactgtgaccacagttagatgacctcgcgcgcgtaaacccattaaaatatagcctagccttctgtggctattcagagcaatatgaaccaatcaggtcggcgttgctattaagcaaaatacatccctgatgtctacttaactaaaataagatgcatttgtctaatatttggagacatcgccttgctctttctgcggggaataaGAGGCGGGCACAGCGCGTTGCATTCTGGGAACGCCGCCATATTGATAGCTAGTTGCTACGGTAAACAAAGACCGAGTAAAACAGCACAGAGAAAGAGCACAAAGAAACAAAGTAACGAGTAAACAGCGATGTTAAAAGCGAAGAAAGGATGCGGAATATACCGAGACACACTGCAGAGGGAAGCCAGGGACCGTTATCTGCAAAAGATGGGCTTCATAAACGGACTTGATCCCTACGAAATAGCAAGCAAGGAGTGGCGCGTTGGGGAAGATCTTCTACCACCGTTTGCGAGGGAGGACATATTTTCCTATCTTGTGTGTGGTGTCAGTGCCTACACACATGAGGAATTTCGCTGCTACAAGTCGCTAGAGGCTTACAAACATCTGACAGAAGGAAAAGTGTACGACATGGAAGTATTCAAACCGAATGAGAACACAATCGTCAGAGCCAAGGTAAGCTACCGTCTCAACatggtgtgttgtttgttgtggtgATAAGATAGGTGCAGGCACTAACGTAAAacatcaaaaatgtatgtaaacaaATCTTATGCTGACTGTACGTGTCCTGGGATACTGTAGTTACATTCAGATGATATATGACTGTCCTACCATGGTACAAAAATGGCATACACATTACGTTTTGGTTGGTTGAGTGTGCCCTGCATAGAATGAAACACACTGAAGCATTTATTGTTTGTTGTAATCATTGTTACAATGCAGTGTTTCCCCCTGAATtcttgttagtcaaggtggtgggccgTAAAGTATActttttttggctaagcaactttagaaatgacaTTCACACCATGGACTATGTTACATAatatatcttttcaggggacctagtcaaggtggtaggtgtttcttgtcaaggtggccgccttagcaatgaagtgctgggggaaaccctgcaatGTTGTCATATTTTCCTGTGCCTGTTTATCACTTAAAGGCAACTTACCCTGTGTCCATCTTTTTGTCCTTAGGTCATGCACTCTATGCGCCAAAATGACCCTCCACTGAAGCCTTGGGTTATCCTAACCTGTGAGGGCCATGTACTCTGCGCTCACTGTACCTGCATGGCTGGGATCGCAGAATCCTGCACCCATGTTGGGGCTCTGCTCTTCGCCATAGAGGCTACTGTCCGTTTACGTGGAACGAAGACTGTCACCGATGTCCCTTCATACTGGGCAGTTCCATCCGCCATCAGGAAAGTCAAGGGAGAGGTTGCCCACAAGATGGACTTCACAACAGCGAAGGCCAAGCGCATTGCCCTGGATAGAGCAATAAATGATGGTACTCCCATGCCTGGCCCACGCTCACGTCCAAGAGCAGTATACACACATCAGAGCACACTGAGTGACTTGGGGCGGGGGCCACTCCTCAAAGATCTGCATGAGGAACGAGCAGCATGCATGGCGGCAACCGAGGAGTATTACAAATTCTATGCAGATCCTGTCAAGCCAGCAAAGATGCCAACGCCACTGCAAGTCCGGCTGCGTGATCCTGAGTTCAGAAATGCGTCACTGAACGAGATCCTCCAGCACTGTGAGACGGTAACCAACGTCGCTGCTGTATCACATGAAGACGCCAAAACCATCCGCACACGTACAATGAAGCAACACAAGGCACCTGCCTGGTTTGGGGTACGGGCAGGGAGAGTGACTGCCTCCACCATGCATGCAGTTCTGGTCTCAAACATCGAGAAGCCGGCTGTGTccacagtcaagaatgtgtgctaccCAAAGGCACACTTtacaacagcagacacacagtgGGGACTGACACATGAAGACACAGCACGCACTGAATACATTCAACAACAAGCACCACACCACGATAACTTGACGATCGAGCAGTCTGGCTTCTGCATAAACCCGGCGTTCCCACAGGTAGGCGCCTCACCTGATGGCCTAGTTAGCTGTGACTGCTGTGGACAAGGCTGCCTGGAAGTGAAATGCCCTgctaagcacaaacacagcactgtccaggaggcttgtgatgcagacaaagacttttgtctccacagagttgatagcattgttcagctcaaacaaggccataggtactacacacaagtgcagacacagatgtttgtgacAGGTGCAACCTACTGTGACTTTGTGGTGTGGACACTGAAAGACATTGCCGTGCTCCGTATCCTGCCAGATGTCAGCTTCTGGGAGTCCTGTCTGAGGAAGGCACAGGAATTTTTTCACAAAGTTTGCCTCCCCGAGCTCATCTGTGAGTATTACACCAGAGACACCTCCACACCGGAGGCCACCAGAGTTCTGGCTGTGAACACTGAACCAGCACCTGCACAAGCACCAAAACGGCCGAGAATGTCAAAGAAGAAGAccaagaaaaataaagagaatgtgtGGTGTTTGTGCGGAGGGCCTGAAAAGGACACTATGGTTCTCTGTGACAACAGCAGCTGTGCAATACAGTGGTTTCACCTCAACTGTGTTGGTCTTGACGCAGACTCAGCAAAAGAAAATTCCTggttttgtgacgcttgtctgtagGCACCTTATTTTTTTAGCTTGTTTGCACTACTGTTAATACATACTATGTTCTAACATACTCTTACACACTGTTCTGTGTTCCCAGATTGCACTACTGTTAAACATCATCTTTCTGTGCCACTTGTTTTGCACTACTGTTAATACATACTATTTTTATCCAGTTGTACATACTGTTCTATGTTCTAACATACTGTTACACACTGTTCTGTGTTCCCAGATTGCACTACTGTTATTTTGCCTCACATCATTTCAGAAAAATGTTTCAACACACTGCTCTGTGTTCTGAGATGCTGATATTGCACTACTGTTAAAATATCATCTTTCTGTGCCACTTGTTTTGCACTACTTACTGTTAAGACTTTATTTATGTTTTGTACCAATTTTTGCCTTGAAGTATTTCCAATGCACAGTTCTTTATTCGCATGAATGCACTACTATTCTCATATTTCTGTACCACTTGTTTTGCACTACTGTTAAGACTTTGTGTTCTACCATTTTTTGCCTTGAAGTATTTCCAATGCACAGTTCTTTATTCTCAGGAATGCACTAGTGTGACTTAACTACAATTACAAATTCTGATGTAAAAGTAAACTGACCTTTCATTACACTacttgaaaataaaaaagaaaggcaCTCAAATTTGGCTGTGTGTCATGGCATTTTATTGTGGACACATTCAACTTTACACAACACTCTTGCTCATGTTTGTAAGACTACAACACACAGAAACAATCTTGTCCAGAAATGTTACGTCTTCACCATCACATGGCAACACAATGCTGATCGGTAGTTTTGCTGACAACAGTGTGTACTTGTTCCGAACAACCCCAATCACCCTTTCCACATGAATTCTGAGATGGGCGAGTTTTCTTGTGCTCTCCACATCTCTTGCTTCCAGCTGACAATGTCCTCTTGTGAAGGCAGGGATCTTTACCTCTGCACACATAAGTCCCACACTTTCAGAAATATCAAAGCCCCGATCAGCCAACACTACATCTCTGGGTAGTAATCTATCAAGAATACCACAGTTCTCTGTGACATGCTTATCACTGATGCGCCCCCCCCAACCCTTGGAAATGAAAGAAATGGTCCCGTATGGTGTAATACCAATAAGGTACTTCATAGTTGTGTTGTGCTTGTAGTTTGAATAAGCCTGAGCTTGAGTAGTAAGATTTGATGGTCTCTCTATGAAAATTTCAAAGCAGTCCACAATAACAGCAACACGATTTCCAAAGGCTTCCACAAACTGATGGGGCATAGTGGTGTACAGGGCCTCTCGACTTGGCCAGACGATCAGAGGTGTGATGGTGCAGTACAAAAGTTCTACCATGCTATTGAAGGTTCTGGAGATGGTGGTCCTGTCAACACTGAAGACGTAGGCTAGATGTTGCATCGGCAAGTTCAGTCTGAGGCGCATGAGTGTGAGGATGAGCATTTGAAAGGGTGACAGTACTCTACTGCTTCGTGTCATGAGTGGCAGAAGAGTGGCTAAGAGAGACATGAAAATCTTTGCACTTGGTAGTCCAGTGTAATACCTCAGCCTCACATTATCACCCTTCAGGGAATCTTCATCCATTTTTTTCTGACCAAGCTCTAATTTCAGGGCCCTGTTCTCCTCCAGCAGACGGTTGATTTCATCGCGCCGTTTCTGGCAGAGGTCACATTCTGTCTCCGGTCCCGGTTCAGCTTCATGTTGTGAATCTTCAGCTGTGGATCACAGACAGTTTTTGTTTAGCTCAGTGTGTCATGCAAATACAACAAGAGCAAATAGACTGTAATAAATATAAGCCTTATGACCCTCTACTCCAAAGTCAAATTATTCATGTTATTTCACAACCATTTACATTGCATGGGAGTAACATAGTAATAATCCTTAACGACACACTCCTGCTGGAGAGAAGACCTCAGAGCCCTCACAAGGTTATTTTTTCTTTATGCATGTTTTGTAGGCCTTACCTGGTGTGTCAATGGTTGTCTCAGGCATCACTGTGTCATCCACTGCTGATGTGGTCTCAGTCCTTCGGCGTTTCCTTGCTTGCTGTCTCTCAAAGCGTGCCGTTTCTGTGGCCTTTGTTTCAGTGTGTCCCAGGTGCAGTGATGGTGCCCAATCCGGATGGGAGGTGTACATTGCATCTACTGGCTTTCCTGGTGAAACAACCAAAACTATTAACCCTACTATAAACTACTAATGACAAAATAATGACAAAATAAACGGAGTAGGACAACTGTTTTGTGTTTCAGTGGACCTGGCTAACCCTCTGGAACACAACCCTACTTCAgctcatgctacatgctacagatCAGCCAACAACGGTTACTTGAAATGATACATGAATAAAAACAGTATGTTATGTAACTTACCAGAATGAAAATGCCGGGAACACACTCTCATGGACACTGGGATTGAGTCGAAAGTTATATTTGGCCGTCTTACAGCAGCAACCCATGCTAGCCGGCGACTCTTTGTTATGGAGGACATTTGTTCTCCATTGAGACGCCTCCAGGTTGGAAATCGGTAAAAAGATAATccatttgggatttttttccccgtccCGTCACAGCTTGCGTTTCTACAGCCTACGACACAGCAACGGGCGACCATAGCGACAGCAGAGGTAAAATGAAACggtaaaaaaacaaagcaaactaCCGGTACTAGCAGAAGAAAGTAAGTCCTCACAGGCGCGAAGTCGAAGTGTAAACAATGGGCTGGCCCGCTTCCAATATGGCTGCCACGCAACGCGTGACGTCATGTGCCCGAAATttattaagcgcctctctccctcgctctctctctctctctc carries:
- the LOC134458738 gene encoding uncharacterized protein LOC134458738 isoform X2, translating into MYTSHPDWAPSLHLGHTETKATETARFERQQARKRRRTETTSAVDDTVMPETTIDTPAEDSQHEAEPGPETECDLCQKRRDEINRLLEENRALKLELGQKKMDEDSLKGDNVRLRYYTGLPSAKIFMSLLATLLPLMTRSSRVLSPFQMLILTLMRLRLNLPMQHLAYVFSVDRTTISRTFNSMVELLYCTITPLIVWPSREALYTTMPHQFVEAFGNRVAVIVDCFEIFIERPSNLTTQAQAYSNYKHNTTMKYLIGITPYGTISFISKGWGGRISDKHVTENCGILDRLLPRDVVLADRGFDISESVGLMCAEVKIPAFTRGHCQLEARDVESTRKLAHLRIHVERVIGVVRNKYTLLSAKLPISIVLPCDGEDVTFLDKIVSVCCSLTNMSKSVV
- the LOC134458738 gene encoding uncharacterized protein LOC134458738 isoform X1, with translation MSSITKSRRLAWVAAVRRPNITFDSIPVSMRVCSRHFHSGKPVDAMYTSHPDWAPSLHLGHTETKATETARFERQQARKRRRTETTSAVDDTVMPETTIDTPAEDSQHEAEPGPETECDLCQKRRDEINRLLEENRALKLELGQKKMDEDSLKGDNVRLRYYTGLPSAKIFMSLLATLLPLMTRSSRVLSPFQMLILTLMRLRLNLPMQHLAYVFSVDRTTISRTFNSMVELLYCTITPLIVWPSREALYTTMPHQFVEAFGNRVAVIVDCFEIFIERPSNLTTQAQAYSNYKHNTTMKYLIGITPYGTISFISKGWGGRISDKHVTENCGILDRLLPRDVVLADRGFDISESVGLMCAEVKIPAFTRGHCQLEARDVESTRKLAHLRIHVERVIGVVRNKYTLLSAKLPISIVLPCDGEDVTFLDKIVSVCCSLTNMSKSVV